The window AGTATCTCAACAAATATAGGACTTGAATTGGTAGTTTCAATGTTTTGCCTTGAAGAAAGCTATTGAAATTTTCCACTTTAGAATGGATTTGAATTTTAACAAAGTGGAGGGTGTATTCGGTTATCAATTGAGGATATATGATTGTGTAGGTAGAATGGTGGATTGTCCAATGTCATTCTAAATCTAATTTTAATGTGGAACAGTAGAGAATTGGGGTGGATGTCTAGATCCTTTCCTCCATTCAAAAGTTTTATCAAATTTGGGTCTTGCCATCTTTATACACCCAAACAGAACTTTTGAAAAACGAACGTAATGGTGGCATTTTGTCCTTATTGAATATAAGTTGGTTTGGTAAATGAGAAAGTGATTTCTACCAGATTGAAGAAATCATACcgcctatttatttttattctatcctCATTGGTTATttacatttatatatttttcttcttatgtGGTAATTTATCACTATATCTTAATTTAACCATGCTAGGCATATGCTAAAATAAGCCACTAATATAAAATgcacattaaaataattattacttcTGCAATTACGTTTTTGTTATATCTTTTTCTTTGCTTTATGCCTTTTAATTTTGTTCTGAACTGAGTTAATTGGAATTGAAATAGGTAATTAGAACAAGAGTAGCTTTAATTTTGATCAGAGACACCTTGGATGTTGTCGTATTTTTTTGAACCTTTCATCTTGTTATAGTTGTTGATGTTGTGTTGTTGTTGGTgttgtgttttgtttttttaatttatcttcttGCAATGTCCCTGTTTGCTGGTATTCTTCTGTTACACACAATGCCCCTTTCACTTTCACTTTCATATGGAAGAGGATGCTTTCTGCTTTAGATTTGGTGTATAATCTCCTAAAAGTATTTACTTAATCtgaattatttctattttatttaattatgttgcTTACTTTCTAAACTAATTTTCACTTTGCTCGTTTCCTTCGAAAGAAGTGAAATAGAAGTCATTAAGTAGAGAAGGCCTTAACAAATTGTATGATATTAATTATGTATATCTATTGAATGATTATGAAGCAAATAAAAATGGGTAGTATCCAGCCAGAAATAAAAAGAAGCTGAATGCTTTTTCTTGTGCATGCCCTCATGATTCCTGAACATTAGATTAAAATGCATCAAACTCAGTGTTGTCTTCTTTTATACGCCTCATTTGAAttaatttctaatatttattatctatatTGTTTCTATAAACATAACGTGCCCGACATAGTTCTGGTCAAGTGCAAGTATTACTACCACATGTTTTCATTGTTACATACATTTCCTTCATTTTATCTTTGGTGAGAATGTCATTTCTGCTTTGTATAGATCACGACAAATGAAATTCTAAAGTGATGAAATCACTGAtgctcattttaaaaaaaattaatataaatatatgttgtTCTGCTTAGGTCTAAGATACAAAGAAGCTAGTCAACCAAATGGGGGACATAAAAGTAAATACAATTGGATGGATTGTATTAAAATCTTTTAGTTCTTCAAAGGTGTTGCTGTATTTTATGTAAATTAGTGGTATTTTTTCTAGTCTACATATATGTGAAATGTTAATTGTGTGGTgatgtgtttgtttttttttataaattgtagGTGTATGTTGATTTTTGGGAGATGGAGCCATCGGATAGCGATTTTTTTGGAACAGACTCCGATGAGGAGTTCCAAGAGGAGACAATCTAGATTTTTTAGACGACGATTCGGAGGCTGATGAAGATAGACCTCAAGATAAGAGAATAGCAGAGCTGTCACGAGAAGATATCATGCAACTTCAGTTTACAGATGAGGAAGCTGTTTATCGATTCTACAAGACTTATGCAATGATGCACGGTTTCGCTGTGAGGTTGGATGAAGTCAGACGCAATAGCGATGGTTGCGTAATTATGCGCCAAATTGTTTGCAATCGGGCAGGCTCAAGAAAGGAAGAGGTTGAAAAGGACGAAAGAATCAGGGACCACCGACCCCTAACTCGAAGTTGTTGCCGGGCGAGAATTCGTGCAAGACTAgatagaaaaattcataaatGGAAGGTTGTTTCATTCTACGAAGAGCACTCTCATGGATTAGTTGATCCACTCGACGTTAGCATGATGCCTGAGTATCGCACATTCAGTGTCTCGGATAAAGCTCAGGCGAAAAATTTGCACGACATAGGCATCAGGACCTGTGACATCTTGGGATACTTGGCTGCTCAAAAAGGTGGATATGCAAACTTGTCATTCAACCAAAAAGATATGTACAACCTCATTACTCAACATAGGAAGGAAAAAGTGAAGGGTGGTGATGCAAATGTTGCAATAAGCTACCTGAGAGGTAAAGCTGGGAATGATTCTTATTTCTTTGGCAAGTACACATTAAGTAATGAGAATCGATTGGAAAATTTGTTTTGGGCTGATGGGACTAGCCCTATTGATTATGAGTGCTTTGGGGATGTCTTGACATTTGATTCAACTTACAATAGGAACGTCTACAATAAACCACTTGTGATATTTTCTGGTAGCAATCATCATGGGCAGACCGTCATATTTGGATGTGGTCTTATTGTTAATAAGGATATTGGTTCATACAAGTGGCTCTTGGAAACTTTTTTGGAAGCAATGGGGAATAAACACCCTATGGCAGTTGTCACCGACGGAGGTCTTTCAATGAGAGAAGGCATTAAATAGGTCTTTCCTTATGCAATACATCGACTATGTGCATGGCACTTACATAGGAATGCATGCGAGAAGGTTAAGAATAGTGGATTTTTAAATGACTTCAAGAAATTGATTTATGCTAATGTGAGTGTTGAAGAGTTTCAGGTCATGTGGGGAGACATGGTGACGAGGTATAACTTATCAAGCAACTCTTGGGTCGACCAAACCTATGAGTTGCGGAATTTATGGGCTCTTGCCTATTTGAGGGACCAATTTTTTGGGCGAATTAGGACAACATCCCAGTGTGAAGGGATTAACTCTCTGATAAAAGCATATGTGAGAAAGAAAGATACCCTTCTTGAATTCATTAATAACATGGAGACCGTTGTTAGCCATTACAGGAACAATGAAAGAGTTGCAGAGTTCAATAGTAAATATACCGATCCAGTACTTGTGACTTCTTTGTCGACACTTGAAGATTTTGCTGCAAAGACTTTCACTCGTAACATGTTCCGGGAGGTCAGGAAGGAAATTGAGGGTGCTTGTGCTATGAATACAGAGTTGGTAATTCAGGATGGTGGAAAACTATACTTCAAGTGTAACAGTTTTGGAGTGCTAGAGATTGATCATGTGGTTGAGTTTGACATAGTTGGGGGGATGCTTCGTTGTGAGTGTCTGTGGTTCGAAAATAGAGGAATTCCCTACATGCACATATTCGCATGCCTAAAGCACCAACACGTTGAAGTTATTCTAGAACGCTTAGTGTGCAAGCATTGGACGAAGAATGTCAAGAGCGATTTCATGAAGTCAAACGTCGATGATCCAAGTGATTCTGATAAGGTACTAAAGTGTCGTTTGGGTGTGTTGGGTGCTGAGTGTTCTAGGTTGATGGATGTTGAAAGTAAGAACTCAAGTGATTTTGTCGAAGTAATGAATGATGTTGTCAACACAATTACAAGACTCCAAAAGCAAGGTGAAAATCCACGCAACGGTAATTTAGATGATGACTACGTTGTTGACCCATTGGTGGTAAAGAGTAAGGGAGCTCCTAAGAAAAACTCAAAATTTAAGCAACGTAGAAGGTGTTCAAACTGTGGTGTGACAGCGCACTACAACAAATGTTGTCCTAATGTTCTTGGTAGAATCCCAAAGGAGCCAGTAGACGATGATACAGAAAAAATATCAGCAGCCATCTTGACATCCTCACTAAGGTATCTCATACTATAACTATGTTTAGAATTTCGTTGTATGGTGATTCGGCATATTGTGTTTTGGATTTATAACGGAAGATGACGTTTGGTTTATGATCAGCGCAAAAGACATGACAGTATGAAAAATCAGCAGAAGATGGAAAAAGATAGGAACATTGGTGGTGGAAAAACACCAACCTCAGCAGCTAAATCGACTTTTACAGATCAAGTGAAAACATCAAGTCCTGGTCCCGATATCCCAGTTTGTGCATCTACAAGTAACGAAGAGTCCGGGATGAGTTCCAGAACAACTGAATCTCCTGTAGGATGATTGGTAATTTTGTACCATTTACTAGTTACCTTTGTTTTGTATAGTTTGCATTCATTGATTGATTTGACATTTATTGAACTAGGAAGATTATGTCATTTTACTCATTtactattaaatttttgaaatttcttttctttttatgttatcACCTTTTTCGTTTACTAAAATAGGACAacataagacataaaataaaaatacgatGTTTAAATTGTTACTGGAAAAATTATCACGTACACTACCAAAAAAACGGAGTTTAGCCACCAAATTTTAACTACAAACGCTAAATCGTGTCTTCTATTTATCACCAAATTGGCTCATATTGACGTGCCATAACTGACCTGTCTTTAATAGATTTATTAAGCTATAATattatttcttaaaaatattctaacattaacacaaatttttaaaattaaatctaaaaatataaaagattaaatttagataaaattaaaaattataaagataatTCAAATATTCTAATACTTGAGCtacttaaaaagataaaatttatttagctaaaataatataatttgaataaataataaaaagttcagtaatttttaagtaaaaaaaattttaataaatattttaataaaaataaattattttatcatttgttAGATTTTAAAAATGAcagtaatttagttaaaaaaatagtctttatttatatgatttagtACTCACTACATATTTTTGTGAGTATTGTAAACctcggttaaattagtagataattagtcaataaattagtttttaataaggaagattagaaatgtgaatattatatcaaattaggataaaactcattgaaacgagaattttgacaccaattttgaagaaaacggtccaaaattggaccgaaagaactgaaccggttgaaccggatcCGAACCGGGctatcggtccaaccggaccagcccTTTTAAGTGAACCCAAGCCTTCGTCCCCCTCATTTCAACGTAAACGAAGCTGAAAGCTTCCCAGGGAAAAGAAGAACGAAACATTCCCGTAAACCCTCACGTAACTTTCCAActcccgtaacttctccgtccgagctccgatttccgcaccgtttgcggccacgcgttcaccgcattgagctctacatttctaccaaaacaatttcataggtaactcgtTATTTTACACTCAGCCTTCATTTCCCCCAATTTTAGAgtttgttgaatttctttgatttttgatgttttaggatccaattagcttgagaaaaacgttcactcttgcttattgaagcttgggtaaggtgaggatacgataattctattttattttcattgaatttgagctttgagtattaaattggatatatatgtgttatgaatgtgtattaggttgtgaataaataattggagcttgaaattgtgaatactggaacttggaggaagcggattagttgagttttgaggggctgtcttggttttgaataaatagctttggtcgttacgtggaaatcggccaaggtatggtttaggtttcttgcatttaatatataatgttctgtgaaaacttagactagatgaccataggataagttagaatgcaggtgtatgtttaatgtttagtaatttgtcgatgaatatatatttggttgaagtttattggataattagttattaattttggatggtgaatgttgttatgttaattt is drawn from Arachis hypogaea cultivar Tifrunner chromosome 12, arahy.Tifrunner.gnm2.J5K5, whole genome shotgun sequence and contains these coding sequences:
- the LOC112730480 gene encoding protein FAR1-RELATED SEQUENCE 5-like, whose protein sequence is MQLQFTDEEAVYRFYKTYAMMHGFAVRLDEVRRNSDGCVIMRQIVCNRAGSRKEEVEKDERIRDHRPLTRSCCRARIRARLDRKIHKWKVVSFYEEHSHGLVDPLDVSMMPEYRTFSVSDKAQAKNLHDIGIRTCDILGYLAAQKGGYANLSFNQKDMYNLITQHRKEKVKGGDANVAISYLRGKAGNDSYFFGKYTLSNENRLENLFWADGTSPIDYECFGDVLTFDSTYNRNVYNKPLVIFSGSNHHGQTVIFGCGLIVNKDIGSYKWLLETFLEAMGNKHPMAVVTDGGLSMREGIK
- the LOC112730481 gene encoding protein FAR-RED IMPAIRED RESPONSE 1-like produces the protein MVTRYNLSSNSWVDQTYELRNLWALAYLRDQFFGRIRTTSQCEGINSLIKAYVRKKDTLLEFINNMETVVSHYRNNERVAEFNSKYTDPVLVTSLSTLEDFAAKTFTRNMFREVRKEIEGACAMNTELVIQDGGKLYFKCNSFGVLEIDHVVEFDIVGGMLRCECLWFENRGIPYMHIFACLKHQHVEVILERLVCKHWTKNVKSDFMKSNVDDPSDSDKVLKCRLGVLGAECSRLMDVESKNSSDFVEVMNDVVNTITRLQKQGENPRNGNLDDDYVVDPLVVKSKGAPKKNSKFKQRRRCSNCGVTAHYNKCCPNVLGRIPKEPVDDDTEKISAAILTSSLRHDSMKNQQKMEKDRNIGGGKTPTSAAKSTFTDQVKTSSPGPDIPVCASTSNEESGMSSRTTESPVG